One stretch of Passer domesticus isolate bPasDom1 chromosome 2, bPasDom1.hap1, whole genome shotgun sequence DNA includes these proteins:
- the LOC135293672 gene encoding lysozyme g-like isoform X3 has product MIPALLLLGLSALVAPSMSYSCYGDISALQAPAMSCTPARASDCGYAMIRRTAEADLPRLRRYEIPIKRVARNLCLDPALIGAIISQESRVGLLLDNGWDRGQQKYGLMQISRQQLEPSVTWDSEEHINQCSNILVLSINEVRARHPTWTWDRQLRGGICTYHAKMGNVQVYEADPCSRDYNYVNSVIRRAQFFKRNGF; this is encoded by the exons ATGATCCCCGCACTGCTGTTGCTGGGCCTTTCCGCCCTTGTTG CTCCATCCATGAGTTACAGTTGCTATGGAGATATAAGTGCTCTTCAAGCCCCCGCGATGTCCTGTACACCTGCAAGAGCCTCTGACTGTG GGTATGCCATGATACGAAGGACTGCTGAGGCAGACCTCCCACGCCTGAGGAGATACGAGATCCCAATCAAGAGAGTAGCCAGAAACCTGTGCTTGGACCCGGCGCTCATCGGCGCCATCATATCCCAGGAGAGCCGTGTGGGCCTGCTCCTGGACAACGGCTGGGACCGCGGGCAGCAGAAGTACGGCCTGATGCAG ATCAGCAGGCAGCAACTGGAACCTTCTGTGACGTGGGATAGTGAAGAGCACATAAATCAGTGCTCAAATATCCTGGTTCTTTCCATTAATGAAGTACGGGCAAGACATCCTACCTGGACCTGGGACCGGCAGCTGAGAG GGGGAATCTGCACCTACCATGCAAAAATGGGCAACGTCCAGGTCTACGAGGCGGACCCATGCAGCAGAGACTACAACTACGTCAACAGCGTGATTAGGCGAGCCCAGTTCTTTAAGAGAAATGGGTTCTAG
- the LOC135293672 gene encoding lysozyme g-like isoform X2: MIPALLLLGLSALVAPSMSYSCYGDISALQAPAMSCTPARASDCAGYAMIRRTAEADLPRLRRYEIPIKRVARNLCLDPALIGAIISQESRVGLLLDNGWDRGQQKYGLMQISRQQLEPSVTWDSEEHINQCSNILVLSINEVRARHPTWTWDRQLRGGICTYHAKMGNVQVYEADPCSRDYNYVNSVIRRAQFFKRNGF; this comes from the exons ATGATCCCCGCACTGCTGTTGCTGGGCCTTTCCGCCCTTGTTG CTCCATCCATGAGTTACAGTTGCTATGGAGATATAAGTGCTCTTCAAGCCCCCGCGATGTCCTGTACACCTGCAAGAGCCTCTGACTGTG CAGGGTATGCCATGATACGAAGGACTGCTGAGGCAGACCTCCCACGCCTGAGGAGATACGAGATCCCAATCAAGAGAGTAGCCAGAAACCTGTGCTTGGACCCGGCGCTCATCGGCGCCATCATATCCCAGGAGAGCCGTGTGGGCCTGCTCCTGGACAACGGCTGGGACCGCGGGCAGCAGAAGTACGGCCTGATGCAG ATCAGCAGGCAGCAACTGGAACCTTCTGTGACGTGGGATAGTGAAGAGCACATAAATCAGTGCTCAAATATCCTGGTTCTTTCCATTAATGAAGTACGGGCAAGACATCCTACCTGGACCTGGGACCGGCAGCTGAGAG GGGGAATCTGCACCTACCATGCAAAAATGGGCAACGTCCAGGTCTACGAGGCGGACCCATGCAGCAGAGACTACAACTACGTCAACAGCGTGATTAGGCGAGCCCAGTTCTTTAAGAGAAATGGGTTCTAG
- the LOC135293672 gene encoding lysozyme g-like isoform X1, with amino-acid sequence MWIAGLDSLMLDLYALAGLEQYCSEILCAQTAPFNISAPSMSYSCYGDISALQAPAMSCTPARASDCGYAMIRRTAEADLPRLRRYEIPIKRVARNLCLDPALIGAIISQESRVGLLLDNGWDRGQQKYGLMQISRQQLEPSVTWDSEEHINQCSNILVLSINEVRARHPTWTWDRQLRGGICTYHAKMGNVQVYEADPCSRDYNYVNSVIRRAQFFKRNGF; translated from the exons ATGTGGATTGCAGGTCTGGACTCCCTCATGCTTGACTTGTATGCACTTGCAGGACTTGAACAATACTGCTCTGAGATCTTATGTGCTCAAACAGCTCCGTTTAATATTTCAGCTCCATCCATGAGTTACAGTTGCTATGGAGATATAAGTGCTCTTCAAGCCCCCGCGATGTCCTGTACACCTGCAAGAGCCTCTGACTGTG GGTATGCCATGATACGAAGGACTGCTGAGGCAGACCTCCCACGCCTGAGGAGATACGAGATCCCAATCAAGAGAGTAGCCAGAAACCTGTGCTTGGACCCGGCGCTCATCGGCGCCATCATATCCCAGGAGAGCCGTGTGGGCCTGCTCCTGGACAACGGCTGGGACCGCGGGCAGCAGAAGTACGGCCTGATGCAG ATCAGCAGGCAGCAACTGGAACCTTCTGTGACGTGGGATAGTGAAGAGCACATAAATCAGTGCTCAAATATCCTGGTTCTTTCCATTAATGAAGTACGGGCAAGACATCCTACCTGGACCTGGGACCGGCAGCTGAGAG GGGGAATCTGCACCTACCATGCAAAAATGGGCAACGTCCAGGTCTACGAGGCGGACCCATGCAGCAGAGACTACAACTACGTCAACAGCGTGATTAGGCGAGCCCAGTTCTTTAAGAGAAATGGGTTCTAG
- the LOC135293672 gene encoding lysozyme g-like isoform X4 yields the protein MSYSCYGDISALQAPAMSCTPARASDCAGYAMIRRTAEADLPRLRRYEIPIKRVARNLCLDPALIGAIISQESRVGLLLDNGWDRGQQKYGLMQISRQQLEPSVTWDSEEHINQCSNILVLSINEVRARHPTWTWDRQLRGGICTYHAKMGNVQVYEADPCSRDYNYVNSVIRRAQFFKRNGF from the exons ATGAGTTACAGTTGCTATGGAGATATAAGTGCTCTTCAAGCCCCCGCGATGTCCTGTACACCTGCAAGAGCCTCTGACTGTG CAGGGTATGCCATGATACGAAGGACTGCTGAGGCAGACCTCCCACGCCTGAGGAGATACGAGATCCCAATCAAGAGAGTAGCCAGAAACCTGTGCTTGGACCCGGCGCTCATCGGCGCCATCATATCCCAGGAGAGCCGTGTGGGCCTGCTCCTGGACAACGGCTGGGACCGCGGGCAGCAGAAGTACGGCCTGATGCAG ATCAGCAGGCAGCAACTGGAACCTTCTGTGACGTGGGATAGTGAAGAGCACATAAATCAGTGCTCAAATATCCTGGTTCTTTCCATTAATGAAGTACGGGCAAGACATCCTACCTGGACCTGGGACCGGCAGCTGAGAG GGGGAATCTGCACCTACCATGCAAAAATGGGCAACGTCCAGGTCTACGAGGCGGACCCATGCAGCAGAGACTACAACTACGTCAACAGCGTGATTAGGCGAGCCCAGTTCTTTAAGAGAAATGGGTTCTAG